The proteins below come from a single Elgaria multicarinata webbii isolate HBS135686 ecotype San Diego chromosome 11, rElgMul1.1.pri, whole genome shotgun sequence genomic window:
- the LTB4R2 gene encoding leukotriene B4 receptor 2 produces the protein MASPTLLINTTTNDCIHTSGNSTLLSSSTSSITGIVFLLLAAVIGLPGNLFVIWSILWKMKPSNRSVTCLLVLNLAVADGIVLLLTPFFILFLIFKNWMFGFVICKGVYYLCCINMFASIFIITLMSVDRCLAVNQPYFSQAIRKKNLVVKILAGIWLAAILLSIPAFLFRQVVKEPLWGYKICEPCHPRPSLAIFHFTLETVVAFMIPFTIIVGCYSAILIRLRGVRRRKGARTEKLIVAIVICFAVLWMPYHIVNMVQIASNMASGRTAEKLGQAWKSGRAGVTALAFLSSSINPVLYVFVAGNLIKTSGANFIAQFFEGASDGLGRRSQSQKNLAKDLATVAGAAVNMDQQPLRGCDGVDKVTEGQLAEGTEEQPGYRQP, from the exons AT GGCGTCCCCAACCCTTCTGATCAACACTACTACCAATGATTGCATCCACACTTCaggaaacagcaccctcctgagCTCCTCCACCTCCAGCATCACTGGCATTGTCTTCCTACTCTTGGCTGCCGTCATAGGGCTGCCCGGGAACCTCTTCGTCATCTGGAGCATCCTTTGGAAGATGAAGCCAAGCAACCGGTCGGTCACTTGCCTTCTAGTCCTTAATTTGGCGGTGGCTGATGGGATTGTGCTGCTGCTCACTCCCTTCTTCATCCTTTTCCTCATCTTCAAGAACTGGATGTTCGGCTTTGTGATTTGCAAAGGGGTGTACTACCTGTGCTGCATCAACATGTTCGCCAGCATCTTCATCATCACCCTCATGAGCGTGGACCGATGCCTCGCAGTCAACCAGCCCTACTTCTCCCAAGCCATCCGCAAGAAGAACTTGGTGGTCAAGATCCTGGCTGGGATTTGGCTGGCAGCCATCTTGTTGTCCATCCCAGCCTTCCTCTTCCGCCAGGTCGTGAAGGAGCCTTTGTGGGGGTATAAGATCTGTGAGCCCTGCCATCCCAGGCCAAGCTTGGCCATCTTCCACTTCACCTTGGAAACGGTGGTGGCCTTCATGATCCCATTCACCATCATTGTTGGGTGTTATTCCGCCATTTTGATACGCCTCcggggggtgaggaggaggaaaggagctcGGACCGAGAAGCTCATTGTTGCCATTGTGATCTGCTTCGCTGTCCTCTGGATGCCCTACCATATTGTCAACATGGTCCAGATAGCTTCTAACATGGCATCAGGGAGGACTGCCGAAAAGCTGGGCCAGGCCTGGAAGAGTGGGCGAGCAGGTGTGACGGCCTTAGCATTCCTAAGCAGCAGCATCAACCCTGTGCTTTACGTCTTTGTTGCTGGGAACCTCATCAAGACATCTGGAGCCAACTTCATTGCCCAGTTCTTTGAGGGAGCATCTGATGGTCTGGGTCGGAGGTCTCAGTCCCAGAAAAACCTGGCTAAAGACCTGGCTACTGTGGCAGGAGCGGCCGTGAATATGGACCAACAGCCGCTGAGAGGGTGTGATGGGGTGGACAAGGTCACAGAGGGACAGCTGGCCGAAGGCACAGAAGAGCAACCCGGATACAGACAGCCCTAG
- the LOC134406493 gene encoding uncharacterized protein LOC134406493: MGVILLIPMLVFLEASSSEIIPASSTGALHAPKLISEPPYHEYFEGEKVVLTCSAYQNGTVAGYRFFNQDGQQILKMAPNPFQKGKLTFKAQMNSSGNYRCDYWMEEANTSPQSNTISLRVNEAPAAPSLSLNPDLHLYNPGDAVSLRCSAPPEAKDIQEFQYYGDRKCVSAMASYGSIYMYNMSIMEPKDLGPFRCAYVLRLSGRFVLSKKSNPVHINGTGVQWARMLAIGGSFFTINGLIFLISHLLS; encoded by the exons ATGGGTGTTATTCTCCTCATCCCCATGTTAG tTTTCCTGGAAGCATCATCATCCGAGATCATTCCAGCATCATCTACAG GAGCTCTGCATGCCCCCAAACTCATCTCCGAGCCCCCATATCATGAATACTTTGAAGGGGAGAAGGTTGTGCTCACTTGCTCAGCTTATCAAAACGGGACGGTGGCGGGGTACAGATTCTTCAATCAGGATGGTCAGCAGATCCTCAAAATGGCTCCTAATCCTTTCCAAAAGGGCAAGCTGACTTTTAAGGCTCAGATGAACAGCAGTGGAAATTACAGATGTGATTACTGGATGGAGGAAGCCAATACTTCTCCACAAAGCAACACCATCTCCCTACGTGTGAATG AGGCCCCTgccgctccctctctctctttgaatCCTGATCTCCACTTGTACAACCCGGGAGACGCCGTCAGTCTTAGGTGTTCAGCTCCACCTGAAGCGAAGGACATCCAGGAATTCCAGTACTACGGTGACAGAAAGTGTGTCTCTGCCATGGCTTCTTATGGCAGCATCTACATGTATAACATGAGCATCATGGAACCAAAGGACCTGGGGCCTTTCAGGTGTGCGTATGTGCTGCGCCTGTCTGGGAGATTTGTTCTTTCTAAGAAGAGTAACCCTGTCCACATCAATGGCACAG GTGTCCAATGGGCACGGATGTTGGCCATTGGTGGGTCCTTCTTCACCATCAATGGTCTGATCTTCTTAATCTCCCACTTGCTTTCTTAA